In uncultured Fusobacterium sp., the following proteins share a genomic window:
- a CDS encoding Hpt domain-containing protein, whose protein sequence is MKLNDLKNKIEIDIEGSLARFGNMESFYIKFLKKFVDDKSFETLSSGIENKNLKDIKDGAHTLKGVAGNLGLKKIYDISKKLMEINDEVDENILMLYKDLKNEIEKTKEVLKNLD, encoded by the coding sequence TTGAAACTTAATGATTTAAAAAATAAAATAGAGATAGATATAGAAGGAAGTCTTGCTAGATTTGGAAATATGGAAAGTTTTTATATAAAATTTTTAAAAAAATTTGTAGATGATAAAAGTTTTGAGACTTTGAGTAGTGGAATTGAAAATAAAAATTTAAAGGATATAAAAGATGGAGCTCATACTTTAAAAGGTGTAGCTGGAAATTTAGGATTAAAAAAAATATATGATATTTCTAAAAAATTGATGGAAATTAATGATGAAGTAGATGAAAATATTTTAATGCTATATAAAGATTTAAAAAATGAAATAGAAAAAACAAAGGAAGTTTTAAAAAATTTAGATTAA